atcttcacctcctacttcttcgaagagggtgctgttcccagGCAACACCAaagactacactatgcacaaccaaagacCCTTTATAAGCCAtccacattgcaataagagtattcttccatttacttagctaatgtcaactgcagttattcaatccctagtttctctccctttgatacCTACTTCTCAGGTGAGATTGCTGTTTGGGTAAGGGTGTGAcgtgtgtggacaccaggtgagatcacacacacagattcctgttgaacactgtctcTTTAACTACCTTACTTtcacaataacagtctctctccttcacttcatccctttctccccttctctctaaatCCTCTAGATTATATCAGATGTGttggtgaacccctcccgcatctgaactggctacatagagggcacagcatgatcagaggtgagaggtcacttggtcgggtcaacaggaagtattattaaagagatgctttacattgaaatagagatgtagtagtcccagaattaatgatccaaggtcagttttgcatttcacctgctgatgattatgatgactgacagtgttagaataaaaaaaacaaggcttaaacatgctatctctctctctccatctgtctcttgtctgcaggtatgttttgagaTGAAAGAGGATGCCAACATCACCGCCTCACCAGCTCTTAAGATAACATTCGGGCCGACTGggagcccaaggctggttaggagacaccactagagacactattatgtaattgtgatgaacagagaatattagggtagcactgtgattcattaatcatatgctgtcttccctgctcctctgttcttacctctttccctttctgtctttcacacctctctcgccatctcctctttcttcctgtttttataatgcacaccagatgtgcattgaagtacagattgcaCTTGTATTCATAATATATtacaattataatatttataatgcatCTATTATGCATTTATAACCcttggataatgaacttctttcaataaagcgtttcacattctctactggttgaaatgaaCTCCTTCATTTGAtgaaatactacacctatcctgtgtttatcagatcaatgcagatgaatgaaattagatattgagatgaaccggttttagagtatttacatgatgaataggaagtgtagtgtactgtttttgaaattatatttatgtatatatgaattacaaatcagcctttatctagttaaatcatgtttctagtctattgcatagatACAATGTGcaaccattgatgtcccaggaccaagattggtaaacactgttgaagtgtaattgtaatacatacatgcagacacagcatcattcaaagactgtaatttgatactcctggtattggatatgactgaaaaacaaTCTCACATTCATACctgaactgcacctttatttgccaatctagagtacatgatcagtgaatatattacatttacaggctacaatgtggggatctcatgcatggtaaaaactacatgtatatacgacttTCATCGTTGGCACAAAGTTATATTaaattctactcaatccataggcttcattaatgtcattcagactgttctgaagttgatacaactgtcTATGATAGCTGAGTTTCAtagctaggttctgaactaacATGTATACCAAAAGTTTTAGAGTCCATAGACAGATCGTCtccatagctagctacacatccataggcatacaggtatttttatcctccactgcacaataagcaagaaaatagttagctagcctcttggggctaggtgggacgctagcgtgccacccgtggtgcactccatcaacagcaggtgcatttcaagagcggcaaatttgaatccaaataaatgtcaaaattcaaatttttcaaaaatacaactattttacaccatttgaaagataaacatctccttaatctaaccacgttttacgatttcaaaaaggttttacggcgaaagcataaatttagagtatgttaggacagtacatttacaagagttgtgtgtaatgttttgtcaagtcaaagacagggtcaccaaaaccataaaaccagctaaaatgatgcactaaccttttacaatctccatcagatgacactcctaggacattatgttagacaatgcatgcatttttagttctatcaagttcatatttatatccaaaaacagcgttttactatggcattgatgttgaggaaatcgtttccctccaataaccggcagtcaagtcagcgtcacaaattaaataattaaaattagaaaacattggtaaaatattatattgtcatttaaagaattatagatttacatctcttgaactcaatcaacttgccagatttaaaaataaccttactgggaaatcacactttgcaataatctgagcactgcgcccagaaaaatacgcgttgcgatacagactagacgtcatgttggggagatctaaaatcgaaaatactatgtaaataatccattacctttgattctcttcatcagatgtcacttccaggtatcacaggtccataacgaatgtagttttgttcaaaaaagctcatcatttatgtccaaaaatctccgtctcgttagcacatgatgtaagccagccggacttctcgtcatgaacgaggggaaaaaatatatttccgttcgttcaaacatgtcaaacgttgtatagcataaatcattatggccttttttaaccagaacatgaataatattcaaggtggacgaatgcatactcttttataacgtattggaacgagggtacccaacatgaactcgcgcgccaggtgtctaatgggacatcatcgttccatggctcttgttcggtcagatctccctccagaagactcaaaacactttgtaaaggctggtgacatctagtggaagcaataggaagtgccaaaatattcctaaacccctgtgtttttcaatgggataggtttaaagtcaatacaacacatcaggtatccacttcctgtcagaaaatgtctcagggttttgcctgccaaatgagttctgttatactcacagacaccattcaaacagttttagaaactttagagtgttttctatccatatataataagtatatgcatattctagttactgggtaggattagtaaccagattaaatcgggtacattttttttatccagacgtgcaaatgctgccccctagacccaacaggctaGCTACTTTACTTCAGATGCATTGaatggcaaatatcagcaaggtaagcttacaaaattgtacattcaatttgagGTAAATGCTTGAGCTAGCTacattctttacatccactgtttcacaagacgacagcgtggtttgctggttgtttcaggagtctctaaaacattaaacaaacaGAATTACAATTTCAAACTTATGTCGCAACACCCAtaaagctggctaatgttagctagtcagctagcttgctaaatagcgattttcgtaaattaactttatgacaaaaaaatatacatatttctTTGTCTCTaatattaactaacatattcctctcaactgTATttccttatttttattttttttttacatgatttGTTATGGCGTTATAATCACTTACATTTGCTCCCATCCCAgtatttttgtcagccatctttgctgaagaaagtatCCAGTTTGGGTCGCATAGCGTCTAATTCGTCatgggaaccactcgatatgattggtcatcgcCTAGCGGTCGCCCCTGGTGATTTGCATAAAGTTGGCAAATGTTTAACTTTTTCACAGCCCCAAGCCAAGTTCGCACCGACCAACTATTCCCCGCCCGATACGCTTCTCTGAGACGGCGTTTTCCATCAACAGAAAAACGAATTATAtaatttattgtggaagaatggttTCAAATCCCTCcaatagttaaaataaaaaagacttgtagaatctatgccaagacgtattgaagctgttctggcggctcgtggtggcccTAGCGGTTAGACGCGAGCCAGCAGCCGGagggttgcaagttcgaatcccgggTCTGACTGAAAAAAATCTGGCGGGAAGCGAGCTGGCAACTGGCCTGCCGTTAtgtccttgagcaaggaactTGGGCCCTAGCACCTCACAAAAAAAACGTGTTTGTTTGTCTTTTAGAGGGGTTGGTTTGAAAACGGAAGTAAAATTTCTCTTGAACCTTGTGTGCAACCCTTGCGCACATACACTTGACCAATAAAGTGATTTTAATataagacactatgttggtgtttcctttatattGACAGTTACCTGTAGGTGGTGACGAATTAACAGCACTAGAGGCCGGCTGCATCAACAAAAACACCTTTCTGATATAGAATTGAATATCTTACCAAATAAATTCCTGAATGTTGATTTTAAAACATAATTCCTTATCCAATTTTGTGATAAAAGGCAAAAGCCTACCTCCATAGCTTCGATCTATGCAATCATGtctgattttttatttatttttatttaactaggcaagtcagttaagaacaaattcttatttacaatgactgcctaggaacagttcAAGGAAAGGCGCAAGGGTTTCCTTAAGATTATTCCAACAGGGTCTTCCCTTCTGTCAATTTATTAATTTTACAATGAGTCAAGTCAAATTGTTTCTAAGGTATGCACAACACTTACACTTGTCCGCTATTCGTCCCTCTGAAGCCCCAGAAATCATCACCACCCCTAAAGAGATCAACATGCATTCATAAAAAATAACAAGGTGAAATCTAATTTAATTTGTCAACCCTAACAACGGAAATTAAGTAAATTGATGGTAATACTATTTAAGCAAATTACATCGTATTATCTTGGTACCAATCTTAAAAGTTGCaatatgttctatgtgcactatttctatgcttcccgttcttatgtTTCGTTTTTGCATcatttactttcggttttgtacaccagcttcaaacagctgaaaatacaatatcttTTAAATAACCAAACCacttaaaccgctgtgaaatgattatctacactatacattgcttgttttatcacataaactattagaattttagcaaccaggaaatggaggagcgatttctgcatattgcacattTAATAAAATCTGTAGCTCATCAAAATGAAAATCAAGCACTTAACACATTATATAAGTGTATGATAGAAAATGAAGATACATTAATGATTCAATAGCCACAATGATAATCCTACGTTAAAACTGCTGAGGGTTAATTCGTCATCATTATTAAAGACTTCATTCATGTAAAAATATGAAATCATAATACTACACAGGTTTTATAGTGCTGTTAGGTTGTCAGAACACAGGGTAGGACGGGCTGTGTGGTTTGCTGTTGGCAGGCAGGCGCTGGAAACGGTAGCGGGCCAAACGAGACACGTCAAGCAGCTGGTCAGAATGCTGACTGCCAGACACTCTGGACACTGAAAAATCCtgagaaaaaaaacagaaaaccaaTCAACCAGACCCACACATACCAGTATGCCAAACAAACACATGTTAAGACACAGACATCTTTGCAACGGCCACCAAGACATGTGATATGTTTTCATTCATCTTGCAATGGCTCACCAGAAACTTCTTAGACTGTGGCTGTGCAGAGGGGACTTCATAGCATGCTGGCTTCATGTCCACAGAGCTCCTCAGATCCAGGCTGCTGAGCTGTTGCCCAGTGCTGGGGACTGTGTTAGACCAGCCTGACAGACAGTGCTGTAGGGAACATCAAATCAAAGGCTTGTGATACAACTACAACTAAAACCGTATTATAGTTTTTGGGCAAACTATGAGCCGGATAAGCAATGAGAATGAGCAAGATGACAAAGCAAGATGATAACAGAACAGTATAAGTCAAATGATTGAGGAGTGTGTTTCAATGTCAAAACCACATTGTGTGGAGAGATGTAGTCTTCTCTTATTAACTAACACACACATGCCACACTCACCGATGGTAGACCCAGGCTGTCGGAGGGGTCAAAGCTACACCTCCGATGGGCTTTGTACTGGTATGCTGGCAACAGAGTAGAGCGAGGGATGCTGACCCTGGGACAGAAACAAAAGCATATTCTTTAGGACAAGTGTTATAACGGGATGGTATTAAAACACCATCCTGGTTTGTAATGGACTTCACTTTAGTAGAATTTGAGGATCAGTGAGATGAAAAGTGGCACCAGGCGGATGAGTGGTCTCACCTGATAAAGGCTGGCTCAGCCGCAGTGTGGGGGATTTTGTATTTGGGCTTCTTACACACAGGACATGACTCCTGAGAGTCCAACGGGGTTGGGAACAGTCGGCTGTTGATCCTGTAACAGAACGTACCTAAACAACAAGGAGAAACCGAGTCAGACAGTACAGTTACAGTATTCAGGGTCTCTTCTTCAGTAAGCAATAGTGACATTATGTACGTCTAATCCAAAAGCTTGCTATGGTTTCTCATACACTGGTGAGTGTCCATGGCGTGCTGTTGGTCTTCCTTCTCTATTGACAGTGGTGGGGGTGAAAGGTCCTCTTCAGATACTCTGTGAGGAGGGTAAATCAACAGTCATTCATTAAATAAGAATTATTATCTATTTCAGTAATAGCCTTCTTATAGTCGGATCTTTTGGTTAAAAATACTTTATGCCCAAATCCGATTCACAGCTCAAGAAAAAACATATTACATTAAGTGAATGCACTTGCCCTGCTTGTTGGCTGTGGACACACTCATCTCTGTTGACCTGTCGGAAAGTGCGCAGATCATTGAAGAACTGCTCAGAGTGCTCTGTCAAGGAGCTTTCTGCATCCAAAATCCCTACGGGAGGAGAAAACTATCAATTTCATATAGAGTAACATTTTGGCTGCTACCCCCACTAAACTGGTTGGGTTAGCTTTATTTCTGTATAGAACTCATTTATTGTCATACCTGCTATCCAGTCATAGCCCAGTAAAGGCTGCAGACGCTGTCTGTCTGAGGCTGATGTTTGCTCCAGTCCAGGGGATTGGAATGTGAATTTACCAACCTCCCTCTATGGACACAAGCAGAGGGCAACATTTTTAATGAGACTATTAAAGGTGAAATCTGTTGCTCAATAAAAACACAGCAGTGAGTGCAATGGTAGATCAAGCAGTTGTACCAAATAtgttttataactaacccaagataggccacagcctgtcgtttccaatgggaggaAATTAATTATAATGGGCTGAACAAGCAAAGAGGTGGGcaaagccaagcacgagctagtttgatcctattggcgcgttctagcatATATTTGCATTCTTCTGTTAAGGAACGTCTACTCTGTGAAATGTGCAATAACTAAATTTGCACTTGCATTCCTTCTAAACAAAGCAATTTTTAAAAACTTCTACAAAACTGTTTGTAACATATTTTAATTTTGTTGGCATCCATCTTCTCCCACagccggccactgggcttcctcccaTCACCATTTTTGGTGGTGAGTGGAAATGCCAACAGGATGCTATAATTCTGGTAAAcatctggctcattgttctatctgtggttgTACTGCCTCACTTTGATAATACAGTGCCATCTAGTTGGAGATGATATACCCGTGTATAGTAACCTTTCTTTATATATTATCTATGGTAGTAATAGGGTAATTACTACAGTAACAACTTTTTTTTTAGCAGAACTATCCTTACACCACTTGTGTAATAACAACATTTCCCTTCTCCCTTTTTATTTGCTCACCCGTTCATTCTCCTGATTATAGTAAATAGGCCTGGTATTGTGCCTCCTAATATCCAGTGATCTGACAAGACTTGCAGGACGGTCTTTGCTTCGGTCTTGAAAAAATCCTGTGTAAACAGTAGAGTGTTCTGCAGCTTGGCCTGGTTTAAGCTTGGGTCCCGTGATAAGGTATGGTGTAGAGGTCGGACAGCGGGTGACTTTCACAGATTCCACTGCCTCACCTGAGGAAAAATGGGTTCAGCATTATTTCTATGGAAATCTTATTGTGTGACTGATATGCCAATATTAGTCTATGTCAGCAGTTCCTTTGCATTTCATTGGCATATCTAGCTTGTTAAGGTTACCTACCTTCAGATCTCAGTGGTGCTGTTGCCTGTGtttttgtgttgtctctctccttGAACTGTACAGTAGGTTTGCTGAGAGCAGACCTGGCAGTACCTAAGTCACCATCTATAAGGGTCACCATGTTCTCTGCAGGGGGGCTTTTTTCTTTATTCTGACCTGGGTTTTTTGTTGAGTTGTTTTGTGTTGTCCGGTTTGAATCATTCTCCGAGCTGCCTTTGGTGCCGGTGATAGTCAATAAACTTTCGGTTTGGTGCCTCAATTGCATCAACAAGTCTTTGTTGCGCTCTCGCAATGCACTCAACCGTTCGGGCGAGGCCATTCGCTACTGAACAGTGGGCTGGCTAACGTTAGATATCTAGCTACTaagctaacgtagctagctaacgttagcttgctagctagaccAAAAGCAACGTTACGTTAAGAGCTTAAGAGCAAAGAGCCAGTCTTGGGCAATTCAGAagacacattttttttgttgaaaattCGCTGGCTATTTCATACAAGTTTTAAAATATATAATGTATGTTTAATAATTTATAAACAAACACAATCCAAGTTTTATCAGTCTTCTATGTTTTCAGCTTGACTTTAACTCCATAACAACGCATCAGCATACAAAGCATTTGATTGGCTAATGTGAAGTTAGTCCCCGTAATGCAACGCGCAACCATTTTaaagaaacaaacacacattactgaagaaaaaaacattttacgtcCCAATTATCTCTATCTACTCCAAAAGTGTCCACTTGTGCACTTCCCATCACTGGTACAGAAATATTGTGGAAACTCCCTCCATGCTACTGTGGAAAGTAGTGAACGAGTgtacacttcaggagaaaggagaCATTGTTGGGATGCGAACTGGTTCTGTGGTTTGAAGACTAGGTCTAATTCTGCAATCATGACCACGTGAAAAAAAATGTTGTATTAACCACTCGCGACTGGGAACGCCCCCCAACTGGTAACAAGCGAGAAACTCGTATATCATCCCTGAGCTCCGATTTTTCCATCATGCTAATCTCTGAcatcacctactaaggaaattacCTCGATAACAGCCTTTTCGACAgtcatgcaacaacaaaacattatttataaaaagctATCTATTAATATGGTTTTTGAACGCTATCATTTG
The sequence above is drawn from the Salmo salar chromosome ssa22, Ssal_v3.1, whole genome shotgun sequence genome and encodes:
- the miip gene encoding uncharacterized protein miip; amino-acid sequence: MASPERLSALRERNKDLLMQLRHQTESLLTITGTKGSSENDSNRTTQNNSTKNPGQNKEKSPPAENMVTLIDGDLGTARSALSKPTVQFKERDNTKTQATAPLRSEGEAVESVKVTRCPTSTPYLITGPKLKPGQAAEHSTVYTGFFQDRSKDRPASLVRSLDIRRHNTRPIYYNQENERREVGKFTFQSPGLEQTSASDRQRLQPLLGYDWIAGILDAESSLTEHSEQFFNDLRTFRQVNRDECVHSQQAGVSEEDLSPPPLSIEKEDQQHAMDTHQCTFCYRINSRLFPTPLDSQESCPVCKKPKYKIPHTAAEPAFIRVSIPRSTLLPAYQYKAHRRCSFDPSDSLGLPSHCLSGWSNTVPSTGQQLSSLDLRSSVDMKPACYEVPSAQPQSKKFLDFSVSRVSGSQHSDQLLDVSRLARYRFQRLPANSKPHSPSYPVF